DNA from Brassica rapa cultivar Chiifu-401-42 unplaced genomic scaffold, CAAS_Brap_v3.01 Scaffold0030, whole genome shotgun sequence:
gctgatatgtgtactgatggatagccacggatgtccatgtgtgtgctgacggatccacacggaccgccacggacgtcctgtgtgtgctgacggaagcCATAGACAGccaaggacatcctgtgtgtactgaacagacagcccacgtgggctaaaatcaccccgACTAGTCCACGGGCAagagtcagcgtgctgagtccaaggaccaacgtgctgatatgtgtacttgaTGGACagacatggacgtcctgtgttttgctgacagacacacacggacacacagaacagccatggacgtccttgtgtgtgctgacggacacacacggacagccacggacgtcctgtgtgtgctaacggacacacatggacagccacagacgtcctgtgtgtgctgacggacacacacggacagccacggacgtcctgtgtgtgctgacggacacacaagttCACaaacggacgtcttgtgtgtgctggcggacacccacagacgtcctgtgtgtactgaacaggcagcccacgtgtgccaaaataacccgagcagtccatgggaagggtcagcgtgctgagttcaaggaccaactttctgatatgtgtactgatggacagccacagacgtcatgtgtgtgctgatggacacacacggacaggcatggatgtcctgtgtgtgctgacggacacacacagacatcttgtgtgtgctaacggacacccacggacgtcatgtgtgtactgaacagacagccacgtggccaaatcacccgaacagtcccgggaagggccagcgtgctgatatgtgtactgatggacagccacggatgtcctgtttgtgctgacggaaacacacggacacacacgcacagccactgacgtcctgtgtgtgctgacggacagctcacgtgggccaaaatcacccgaacagtccacgggaagggtcagcgtgctgagtccaaggaccaacgttctgatatgtgtactgatggacagccacggacatcctttgtgtgctgacggacacacacggacacacgtagacagccacgaacgttatgtgtgtgctgacagacacacacggacgtcctttttgtgctgacggacacccatggacgttctgtgtatactgaacagacagcccacgtgggccaaaatcacccgaactgtccacgagaagggcctgtgtgctgagtccaaggaccagcgtgctgatatgtgtactgatggacagccacagacgttctgtgtgtgctgacggacacacacggccacacacggccacacacagacacacacggacagccacagacgtcctgtgtgtgctgactgacagccacggacgtcatgtgtgtactgaacagactgccctcATGGACCAAAATCATACGAACTGTCTACGGGAAGGGTcggcgtgttgagtccaaggccaacgtgctgatatgtgtactgatggacagccacggacgtcctgtgtgtgctgacagagacacacggacacacacggacacacacagacagccccgaacgtcctgtctgtgctgacggacacacacggacgtcctgtgtgtgctgatggacacccacggacgtcctgtgtctactgaacagacagcccacgtgggccaaaatcacccaaacaatccacgggaagggccagcgtgctgagaccaaggaccagcgtgctaatatgtgtagtgatggacagccacggacgtcatgtgtgtgctgacagacacacacggacacacacggacatacacggacagacacggacgtcctgtgtgtgctgacggacagccacagacagccacggacgtcctgtgtgtgctggtggacacccacggacgtcctgtgtgtactgaacagacaggccacgtgggccaaaatcacccaaacagtccacgggaagggctagcgtgctgagtccaaggaccaacgtgctgatatgtgtactgatggatagccatggatgtcatgtgtgtgctgacggatacacacggacagccacggacgtcctgtgtgtgctgacggacagccatagacagccaaggacatcctgtgtgtactgaacagacagcccacgtgggctaaaatcacccgaatagtccacgggcagagtcagcgtgctgagtccaaggaccaacgtgctgatatgtgtactgatggacagacatggacgtccggtgtgtgctgacagacacacacggacacacacgaacagccatggacgtcctgtgtgtgctgacggacacacacggacagccacggacgtcctgtgtgtgctaacggacacacatggacagccacagacgtcctgtgtgtgctgacggacacacacggacagccacggacgtcctgtgtgtgctgacggacacacacagacgtcatgtgtgtgctgacagacacccacggacgttttgtgtactgaacagacagcccacgtgggccaaaatcacccgaacagtccacgggaagggccagcgtgctgagtcccaggaacagtgtgctgatatgtgtactgatggacagccacgaacgtcttgtgtgtgctgacggacacatacggacacacacggacacacacggacagccacggacgtcctgtgtgtgctgacggacagccacagacgtcctgtgtgtactgaacagacatcttacgaaggcaaaaatcacccgaactgtccacgggaagggtcagcgtgctgagtccaaggaccaacgtgctgatatgtgtactgatggacagccacagacgtcctttgtgtgctgacagacacacatggacactcacagacagccacagacgttctgtgtgtgctgacagacacacacggacgtcctgtgtgtgctgacggacacccactgacttcctgtgtgtactgaacagacagcccacgtggcccaaaatcacccgaacagttcacgggaagggccagcgtgctgagtccaatgaccagcgtgctgatatatgtactgatggacagccacagacgtcctgtgtgtgcagacgtaCACACACGTTcacaaacggacgtcctgtgtctgctggcggacacccacggacgtcctgtgtgtactgaacagacagctcacgtgggccaaaatcacccgagcagtccatgggaagggtcagcgtgctgagtccaaggaccaacgtgctgatatgtgtactgatggacagccacagacatcctttgtgtgctgacggacacacacggacacacagacggccacgaacgttctgtgtgtgctgacggacacacacggacgtcctttttgtgttgacggacacccatggacgttctgtgtatactgaatagacagcccacgtgggccaaaatcacccgcactgtccacgggaagggccagtgtgctgagtccaaggaccagcgtgctgatatgtgtactgatggacagccacggacgtcctgtgtgtgctgacgtacacacatggacagccgcagacgtcatgtgtgtggtgacggacagccacaaacgtcttgtgtgtactgagcatacagcccacgttggccaaaatcacccgaacactccacgggaagggtcagcgtgctgagtccaaggaccaacatgctgatatgtgtgctgacggacacccactgttgtggtcacgaaatccatggttcaaccagagtctcaccaaaccgtccaaaccGGCCATCTAGGAGGTACCAGCGACCAAAGTTCAGTCCAAGACGTATATCTCCACAACGAGAATGACTTTCAAcatgaaaccaattttattggattctacactcaagaaggagtccagtccaattggaatcgagccaaaatattctcggagccagaagttatgaattttagaaatcagaggttttccagcccgtccatctgcgagtacccgatTTTAGAAGGTGATTAcagcccaaggaaggagcggcctgaagcaaagCCCATCATAGGAGTCAATATAAGTTTATCatctttccagaaagcccaagatcacgagaaatggccacggaattatgaagttatgatccaatctccaaaaccggtcaaaccagttctacacttgcctcaattggaagctaaccggttcaatcagcttcaaaccagacattggcgaccaggagatcatttcaaccaatcaggagatACTCTAGGAGTCCAGGAGGAGTTCTGCAAGTTCATACCATGCACCAACAACCattggatcaggaggatcctcatttactcaaacctgccttatttggagcaaaCCGACATTAATGTCCAACAGTTCTTTTCTCTTCAGATCAGGCACGAGATCAGAACCTATCAAGCACCCAGGAAGGTCCCAAGGAAGCTCTCTTATACATTAAAACCGTCCAGGTTCAAgaagaatcaagtttctcacttggagccaaaatcccataaaaggctccaacggctagtttccgattttgttactttgcttgatttgtttccttttctatttgttttagaacgttaggacctttgtctctgagccttatataagctcctagacgtccattgtaaagagcaacccttaatcaccaagttaatagaaagtttattcagttttatcaaagttgttctttgtataaaatatcggtctttaggattcaaagagagattctttgttgtcttattgatttcgtgagtctagtttgtttgtgcaaatcaaacaagctcagtacacagattgagagagtcaatcacttcgatccatcattccatcagattgagagattcaatcaaaccttcctccgcaaatccacttcagttcatcttctaatcaagctgagagtgatacacatccagcagcttgattccatcctatcctttgtttatttatcttgtttcattatcattatcatcatcatctcatttgttttcatatttgtttctgtttgcatcataaaaactctaaaactcataaaaatcggttctctttgttttcaggtttaaaccttggttccaccattcaaCCCATTCGTGGGTTagcccccctgtgcctacaacattttggtatcagagctgaagctcctgaatcaggtcactctatccttgcatcattcatatttgtttgcatttgttttcatttataaaaaaaaaaaaaacagtttttgcattgttattgttgttcttaaaaaaagaaaactaaagaagAAGGAGTTGTCTAGTTTGATCCAcgaaattattttgaaatactTGTCTAGTTGTTTGCATTCATTCCCCCAGTTCCACTTGCCATATTTAGATTTTGTgcattcattttaaaaaaaaaaaatctgcatttccatatttgtttcttgcataagaaaatcaaaaaaaaaaaatcagtgttAGTTTTCattccatattttcttttcacTTGTGTAAATTGTAATTCCATATTGATTCATTTCGTTTTTACattgagaaaaccaaaagaaaaattattttagcatagtttatttcatttcggttcataATTGCAATTTTTtcggtttattttaattatcttGCATTTTTGGTTCTTATTTTGATTCGACCAGAACTTTCCATACCTTCACTTGATCTTTGAGAGTGTTTTCAGGAAGACATGGTAGGAAAAACACACGGCCAAAGTCAGATGGCCAAACAGAACCAACAGTTGACAGCTTTGCAAGAGATCAATGATCGGATTGCTCAGTTGAGGAAAAGAAACAAGGCACGAGTCCAACGTCCACAGCaaggagaaaggagatttgGAGACGCACCAGAGGCTGTCTATGTCGAGCCCAAAccaccagatccttcaaggaTCAATCAACATCCAACTTCTCAAACCCATAC
Protein-coding regions in this window:
- the LOC117129560 gene encoding uncharacterized protein LOC117129560, with amino-acid sequence MVQPESHQTVQTGHLGGTSDQSSVQDVYLHNENDFQHETNFIGFYTQEGVQSNWNRAKIFSEPEVMNFRNQRFSSPSICEYPILEGDYSPRKERPEAKPIIGVNISLSSFQKAQDHEKWPRNYEVMIQSPKPVKPVLHLPQLEANRFNQLQTRHWRPGDHFNQSGDTLGVQEEFCKFIPCTNNHWIRRILIYSNLPYLEQTDINVQQFFSLQIRHEIRTYQAPRKVPRKLSYTLKPSRFKKNQVSHLEPKSHKRLQRLVSDFVTLLDLFPFLFVLER